tgtggtggcgcattagccgaagctacctccaattcaaaccgctaggtgggaagcctcacgatggagagcaatgctGGAAAcggtgggagcggctgaggaggcagctcagccgatttgccggcatctaccaaaacaacctccgcacggCAACCAAcggcatgtccgccgatgaTGTCAAGCTTCTGTCTTACCAGCAGTGCCCTGACATTGAATTGggtttcggggaattcaaatattgggaggtctatcttgtgatgcagacttccgccaagtttagttcgggtgttgaagctggctggccaAAGCGGACAAAGAGTTCCCGACCCCTCGatcccgccgccgtcgcccggttgggcaaaaatccgcgatgcggatggctaggggaagTGCTAGCGGGTTCGGAcccgaggtccaatcggcagctccttccctgatcgatcccgagctcccctcactTTTAATCACCATGGAGAAGCGACTGACCCTTTATACAAgttgatgctgaaggatgtcatcgacagtatgcggcgcgattttgGGATGCCACCCCTGCCTGATTGTGACGACGGGACTGGaggcggggacgacgaggagtgagacgggggctgcatttgtcgaagcttaaggttgttttttttaactatgtattttttttaataattatgtatgttttttgtttaaaataaaatggttgcattttctccgtattcgtgtcgaaattttaactccgtaaattgtttaattccgtaaattgtttgatttggtgaatttgtgaatttttattactgtgggatgtccgtcgggatgtccttggggatgtccgccattgtgcagtgggatgtccttatgacgtggtaggaggtgtttttgggaagtccgttgGTATGTCCACCGGGACGGATATGAcctggcaggaggtgtttttggaaagtccgtcgggatgtccgccgggatatccgtcccactgtggatgcccttagcTCCTTGGGCTTACACTTTTTGTATTATCCCCCGTCTCACTTTTAAGTGACATTTTGCTTTTAGGATGTttcactctaaatgacacatttctaaatataaaaacgccactttctctatttttttccctctcactttattctctctactttacttataaaataacactatataaaaactcgtgccgaatTAGAAATGCTTCATTTAGTCTGAgttggagggagtattagattcgtgttcaattattttatttaacaacTCCATACATATAGTTAAAGACTTAAAGTTACTAATTCTGGATTACCATGGGACCCCTGGCCTTAATATAGGTCCATCAATGCCACAAAGTATACATACATAGAGCATTCATAATAGAGGCGCCGTCCCCCCGCGGTTCAGACAACTCCTATTACGCGCGTTAAGCCGTGGGACGGCGGTCGACGACGGGAAGATAGAGGCAAGGGCGGGACGGCGGTCGCTCGGCGTACGCACGACGTCTATTGAGCGCCGTCCGAGTGCCGTATGCTATttctcaatttaattttttttatttcaacttTATATATACTCATTGCACTCCATTTTTATTCACACCTCATTCTCACGAGTATAAATTTTCTCTTAGATATAATGAatcacgatagtgattccccgaACACCAGCAAATCCCAGTATCCCAGCTGATGGTCCCAGTCCTAGATGGGCGGTAGCGGGTCTTAGATATAATTACATCCATACCTTACTGTAAATGCTATACAGACTTTTTAGGTGTCCAGATAGCTATACTTCCATGCCACGAATATAACTGCAGGACAGGATCCACAATAAAGCAAACTTTTGGCATTTAACAAACTGTGCTAAAAATTAGATTCATGACAATTTCagtttatagtactccctccatcccggcATAGGACtcctatttagttatgacacgagttttaagaaatgtaatgaaaagtgagttgaacaagttagtggaatatggatcccacacatatatattagtttaaaacaaaatgtgagtgaattaagttggtggaatgtgggaccaCTAGTCCAAATTGGTGGACTCTCAATGAGAGCGTCAATGTGTAAACCAAACAGGAGAACAAATCTCAATAGATTAATATAATAGAAGACCAGGGCAGTCCCGACAAAATCAGAGGCCCTgtgcaaaaatctaaaataggcctaccactatagaaaaaaagacaatgcattttaaagaaatatactatagaaaaaaagacaaattgATGCGTTTGCGCTGCTCCCAATCGCAATGGCCGACAATGGCAGGCGCTGCAGAAGCGATCAACGATGGCTCTGGTGAGCTGGTCCCTGTTGCGGCGTTTGTCGATGAGGAACACCGAACACGAACAGGCGGCTCCCAGGTCTACGATCGGGAAAAGAAACCGATCAGAATTGGAGTCACGGTGCTAGAAAAAGGCCTGGGCGTTGCTATACAAGAGAAATAGTTTTGTTGGGctgaaaaaataggaatacatGTATATGGGCTGAAATATTTCGGAGGCCCCTGAAAATTGGGGGCCCTGTGCGGTCGCACAGGCCGCACGGGCCAAGGGACGGGCCTGTACAAGACATAACTTATTTATCCTATAAACCCTACATAGTTGCCATTTACAATGGATGTGGAACATTAGAGCACCTGCATCGGTGCTTATGCATCGAGCAGGCACCGTGCCGACGGCGTGGCGAGCACCCTGCTCGCCGTTGTGCCCTTGTCGACGACACGGCCTGCTCGATGCATTGAGCACCGCCGTGCCCGATAAGCAGGTTGACGTGACGGCTTCTGATTGGCCAACAACAATGTCGttagcaattttttttaaaattgaaaataataccaaaaattaaaaaaaatattttcggattccaaaaaatatagccgttttattaccgaTTTTTTGAAACTTTTTTAATCCCAacatcatctataaatacacacattcatcattcatttttcacatcaaattatttctcactcatacttctctcatattttttcatacaactcacctacttcttcctctctcactcaaactcTAAAttcataaatggatatgaacGATATCGTTGCGGAAGCGGAGTGCGAAGAACAACAATACTATCAAcgatatcgtgccgcctataaAGCTTATGTCGCCGTCGCTTCCCCctcccctcctcctcgaccaacgagatcaaatcgccgctacatctctggtgaccgggagggagcccatgAAAGGCTCGTTGACGACTATTTATCCGACGAGCCGCGATTTCCGGCATATTACTTCCGGCACCGTTtccgcatgtcaaaacggttgtttatgcgtattgtcaacacattgtccgcctgtgttgaatacttccaatcacgtagagacgcaaccggttagctaagtctctcggcgttgcagaagtgtacttgtgccctCTGACAACTTGCTACCGGCCAAACGGCtaacctcttcgacgagtatttgcatgtgggtgagtcaactggaatcctatgtcTCAAAATTTTTTGCGccggcgttcgttctgctttcggtgaggaattccttcgggcacccaccaccgaagattgtcaacggttgcttcatcttcacaaACAGTCCACGGATTTCCCAATacgcttggcagcattgactgcattggaggtggaagaattgcccgaatgcttggagagggcaacacttaagcggccacaaaggcggcggcccaatgcttatccttgaagcggtcgccgactaccgcctatgaatttggcatgcatatttcgatgtggccggatccaacaacgccTTGAatgtgctctattcttcacccctcttcaatgatgttttgaatggtgtagcaacggtgatcgacttcaccgtcaacggaaatctATACCACATAGGGTACTACATCGGTGATGGTATCTATCTAaggtggccgaccttcgtgaaacCGCTCAACATGCCGCAAGACCCGAAATGAGTTCTTTATGCACAGCGTCAAGAGGTTGCTCaaaaagacgtcgaaagagcttttgagatctttcaagcccgattcaacattgtgaaaaCCCCGACTCGGCTGTGGTATACAAAAAATATTACCGACATCATgcacacgtgtattatcttgcacaacatgattatagctacCGAAGGACTGAGGGCAGTTAACTTTTGcgacgaggatgaagctggAAGCTCATCCgcaaggtctcccccacgccgaggtgtgcatacgacggtgcgcgataggatcgaaacaagacacacagtGCACGATACCAAAACCcactcccccacgccgaggtgtgcatacgacggtgcgcgataggatcgaaacaagacacacagtGCACGATACCaaaacccacattgagctacaagaagacttAATCCAACACATTTAGGGAAAAATTCGGCACGATTACTATTTGTAAATGCATTTATAAACCAGTTCTGTTATAGTCCCCATGATTATTTGTAAATGCATTTATAAACCAGTTCTTGTTATAGTCCCCATTATTACAGATTACAGATGTTGATTAGTCTTTCAATCAGCGGATTTGATCAGAATATACACAATATACTGCAAAGTGAACACAAACGGCTTCTATCAATTCCAGACTAAATGTTTAACACACAAACACCACTATGTACACAtcatacaaataaaatataagtgcaAACTCATACATAAAAACTCAACACATACAAAACACCAAAACACATACAACAAATTTAACTACTTCCACATTATCATTATTCAATCCTCTCATCCAAATTCCCACCTTCAAGTCTTGGTGGCGCCGCCAACCGCGCCAGCTTGGGCGCCGCCTTCGCCTTCCTGCGCCTTACTCTTGATCGTATCGCCAACCTGCTTCGTCTTCTCCCCGACATACATCGTCCCCTCCTGCACGCGCCTCTTCGCGTAGTCGAGGGGCTCCTGCCCCGTGGCCTGGCGGAACACCCACGACAGCGACGAGAGGCCGGTGAGGCCGAACGCGCCCGAGGTGAGGAAGGCGGCGACGGTGCCGGCGATGAGGATGGCGGCGGGGAGGAGGATGGGGCTGAAGATGACGAAGAGAGGGGTGGCGACGGCCAGGCCGAGGAGGCTCCCGACGAGCGTAATCCCCGCGAGGCCGAGGAGGCTGCCGCCGACGGGGAGGAGTGTGAGGATGGCGAGGACTTGCCCCGTCGAGGGGCCGTTCTTCGGGAGGAGGCTCTTGGCGCCGGCGTCGTAGCGGTGGGGCTGCTGGTCGGAGTGGACTTGGATTTGGCGAGGGTGGAGACGGTCGCGGTCAGTGCGGTCCATGgtgaagagaagagaagagaagagaagagaagattAGTTAATTGCAATTTGAAATAATAAAGGGAGGTGGGATGTGTTGGGAGAGAGGGGTATATGAAGAAGGGGTTTGGAGTGCTACGTGTTGGAGGTGAGGGAAAGGTGGCTTGCATGAGATACAAGTTTCACTTCCAttttgccacattttattctttgggaaaatttttaaatatttttttatagtgaaaCCAATGTTTATTAGTTCATGACCTTAACCGAGAAGTAGTTAACGTTGCTCTCCACTTTTAGGATGTAGCGTTATATTTGGGACATGATTTTTCTAAAGACTAGTTGGAGATTACTCCCTCAATTAGTAAAAACAAATTCCCATTTTATTATTTCTGGATACTCTTTGtttaaagttattttttttttcaatttagataaattaatattattattcaacTGAATCATTATACTCATATTATTATATCATAAAGCAATATATGAAAAATTGggactcattttccactaactcatttcctcattctttttttct
This sequence is a window from Salvia splendens isolate huo1 chromosome 5, SspV2, whole genome shotgun sequence. Protein-coding genes within it:
- the LOC121804128 gene encoding oleosin H1-like, producing the protein MDRTDRDRLHPRQIQVHSDQQPHRYDAGAKSLLPKNGPSTGQVLAILTLLPVGGSLLGLAGITLVGSLLGLAVATPLFVIFSPILLPAAILIAGTVAAFLTSGAFGLTGLSSLSWVFRQATGQEPLDYAKRRVQEGTMYVGEKTKQVGDTIKSKAQEGEGGAQAGAVGGATKT